A single genomic interval of Rhinatrema bivittatum chromosome 12, aRhiBiv1.1, whole genome shotgun sequence harbors:
- the G0S2 gene encoding G0/G1 switch protein 2, which translates to MRAEPASCAQAFSCSVVKGASLCRTDRLSRMETMHELIPFAKEMLSQKPNRKMVKMYLLGSVLAFFGVVIGLVESVCSPFSSQEEEEDQSPSPEQEHPLQQQEMLSLVKSKGQALGARSLATRGHAS; encoded by the exons ATGCGAGCGGAGCCTGCCAGCTGTGCACAAGCCTTCAGCTGCTCAGTCGTAAAG GGTGCATCTCTCTGCAGAACCGATCGGCTTTCCAGGATGGAGACCATGCACGAGCTGATCCCCTTCGCCAAAGAGATGCTGAGCCAGAAGCCCAACAGGAAGATGGTGAAGATGTACCTGCTGGGCAGCGTGCTGGCTTTCTTCGGGGTGGTCATCGGCCTGGTGGAGAGCGTCTGCAGCCCCTTCAGCtcccaggaggaagaggaggaccaATCTCCCAGCCCGGAGCAGGAGCACCCCCTCCAGCAGCAGGAGATGCTGAGCCTGGTGAAAAGCAAAGGCCAAGCTCTGGGGGCCCGCAGCTTGGCCACGCGGGGCCATGCCTCCTAG